In Passer domesticus isolate bPasDom1 chromosome 1, bPasDom1.hap1, whole genome shotgun sequence, one DNA window encodes the following:
- the TMPPE gene encoding transmembrane protein with metallophosphoesterase domain isoform X1: MCFVDPRHPFITTLLTSGDFCRTEGNSQEAKMISFKQLPIEAKAAVAAGVVFFSMMLSRSYLAEKLDFRTRRWLLRLQMALFANALMLMGSLHVWRSTVTTFTRSSAASSFCFMLWKIAVFMFLALAHSSFFTLLFLVAEEPYFFSLAAYTCLGAYIILIFFLFTLGTVEQAYKLLAGRGAKAGTGNKNRTALKPVLAVLLTVVLTVVGLLNASQPPTVNSVEIPVHKLPSTMNNLKVVLLSDIHLGPTVGKTKLAMIVRMVKALKPDITVIVGDLSDAEAKIIRPAVEPLGELESPLGTYFVTGNHEYYTSDVSNWFELLKSFNIQPLHNENVKIVSPKSTSDWFCLAGVDDIEADVLRYSGHGMDLKKALRGCSSEHAIVLLAHQPIAAKWALQERPDINLILSGHTHGGQIFPLNAGAYLLNPFFVGLYQVGQNTFVYVSPGTMYYGIPMRLGSRAEITEIVLRSP; encoded by the exons ATGT GCTTTGTTGACCCAAGGCATCCCTTCATAACCACATTATTGACTTCTGGAGACTTCTGCAGAACAGAAGGGAACAGTCAGGAAGCAAAGATGATCTCCTTCAAGCAACTGCCCATTGAAGCCAaggctgcagtggctgcaggagTGGTTTTCTTCTCCATGATGCTATCACGGAGCTACCTGGCGGAAAAACTCGATTTCAGGACGCGGCGCTGGCTTCTAAGGCTGCAAATGGCACTGTTTGCTAATGCACTCATGTTGATGGGATCTCTTCATGTTTGGAGAAGCACAGTCACCACGTTCACCAGGTCTTCAGCTGCCAGCTCCTTCTGTTTCATGCTGTGGAAAATAGCTGTGTTCATGTTTCTAGCTTTGGCTCATTCAAGCTTCTTTACATTGCTATTTCTTGTTGCAGAAGAGCcctatttcttttctttagctGCCTACACTTGCTTGGGGGCCTATATTATTCTGATCTTTTTCCTCTTCACTCTAGGCACAGTAGAGCAGGCTTACAAGCTCTTGGCTGGGAGAGGCGCTAAGGCAGGCACTGGCAACAAGAACAGAACAGCACTGAAACCAGTTCTGGCAGTCTTGCTGACTGTTGTGCTGACTGTTGTTGGGCTTTTAAATGCTTCCCAGCCCCCTACTGTGAATTCAGTGGAGATTCCAGTTCACAAGCTGCCCTCAACAATGAATAACCTGAAAGTGGTGTTGCTTTCAGATATCCATCTGGGGCCTACAGTTGGGAAGACCAAGCTTGCCATGATAGTGAGAATGGTTAAGGCTTTAAAACCAGATATCACCGTGATTGTTGGGGATCTATCTGATGCTGAGGCAAAGATCATACGACCTGCTGTTGAGCCTCTTGGAGAACTTGAGTCCCCTTTGGGCACTTACTTTGTCACAGGAAACCATGAGTACTACACCTCAGATGTTAGCAACTGGTTTGAGCTGTTAAAATCATTTAACATTCAGCCATTGCATAATGAGAACGTGAAGATTGTGTCACCAAAGAGCACTTCTGACTGGTTCTGCCTGGCTGGCGTGGATGATATTGAAGCAGATGTGTTGCGCTATTCAGGACATGGCATGGATTTGAAAAAGGCTCTCAGAGGTTGTAGCAGTGAGCATGCAATAGTGCTCTTAGCTCATCAGCCGATTGCTGCAAAGTGGGCCCTTCAGGAGAGACCAGACATAAATTTAATTCTCTCTGGCCATACTCATGGAGGGCAGATTTTCCCTCTAAATGCTGGAGCTTATCTTCTGAATCCATTCTTTGTTGGCTTGTACCAAGTTGGGCAGAATACCTTCGTCTATGTCAGCCCGGGGACGATGTACTATGGAATACCCATGAGGttgggcagcagagctgaaatAACAGAGATTGTTCTACGTTCTCCTTGA
- the CCR9 gene encoding C-C chemokine receptor type 9, whose translation MAAADVVTHPGKSSLDYYRNDSMVLSLCENPVNRTDFMCDKRQVRQFAQAFLPVFFWLIFAVGTVGNTLVVLVYCKYHFRRSMMDLYLLHLAIADLLLLFTFPFWAKAASDGWIFKDFMCKVVNSMYKINFYGCSLLLTCISFDRYITVVQAMKAKTCRRRWLLRSRLMCLAVWLTSVSLCIPELIYSQSTQVGDVTVCKIMYPPNVSVIFRVMVLALKVIIGFFLPLIVMVICYALIINTLLQAKRFQKQKSLKIITMILTAFLLSQFPYNIVLLVKAINTYTGVVHSCQTANQLDIGLQVTQVIAFLHSCLNPFLYVFAGERFRMALGRMMQSCGCCWSRGQEPSSACDSQEHSSNWSFAMLGGRRVRNSLILNTHWTSSVMSPPCKVIL comes from the exons ATGGCAGCTGCAGATGTT GTCACACATCCTGGCAAGAGTAGCCTGGATTACTACAGGAATGACAGCAtggtgctgtccctgtgtgAGAACCCAGTGAACAGAACAGACTTCATGTGTGACAAGAGGCAGGTCAGGCAGTTTGCTCAAGCCTTTCTGCCAGTGTTTTTCTGGCTCATCTTCGCTGTGGGCACAGTGGGCAACACCTTGGTCGTGCTTGTCTATTGCAAATACCACTTCAGGAGGAGCATGATGGATCTGTACCTGTTGCACCTGGCCATCGCCGACCTCCTGCTCCTTTTCACCTTCCCCTTCTGGGCCAAGGCTGCTTCCGATGGATGGATCTTTAAGGACTTCATGTGCAAAGTTGTCAACAGCATGTATAAGATCAACTTCTATGGCTGCAGTTTGCTTCTAACCTGCATCAGCTTTGACAGATACATCACTGTAGTCCAAgctatgaaagctaaaacttgtAGGCGAAGGTGGCTCCTGCGCAGCAGGCTCATGTGCCTGGCTGTCTGGCTGACATCTGTGAGCCTGTGCATCCCAGAACTCATTTACAGCCAGAGCACACAGGTGGGTGACGTAACAGTTTGCAAAATTATGTACCCACCAAATGTCAGTGTGATCTTCAGAGTTATGGTCCTGGCCTTGAAAGTAATCATAGGATTCTTCCTTCCGCTCATCGTCATGGTGATTTGTTATGCCCTTATAATCAACACCCTCCTACAagccaaaagatttcaaaagcAGAAGTCACTGAAGATCATCACCATGATTCTCACTGCTTTCCTCCTCTCTCAGTTCCCATACAATATTGTTTTGCTGGTCAAAGCCATCAACACCTACACGGGAGTGGTGCACAGTTGTCAGACTGCCAACCAGCTGGACATAGGGCTGCAGGTCACCCAGGTCATCGCCTtcctccacagctgcctcaaCCCCTTCCTCTATGTCTTTGCTGGTGAGCGGTTCAGGATGGCGCTGGGCAGGATGATgcaaagctgtggctgctgctggagcaggggccaGGAGCCCTCCTCTGCCTGTGACAGCCAGGAGCACAGCTCAAACTGGTCCTTTGCCATGCTGGGGGGGAGGCGGGTCAGGAACTCCCTGATCCTCAACACTCACTGGACCTCCTCTGTTATGTCCCCTCCTTGCAAAGTCATCCTGTAA
- the TMPPE gene encoding transmembrane protein with metallophosphoesterase domain isoform X2 — MISFKQLPIEAKAAVAAGVVFFSMMLSRSYLAEKLDFRTRRWLLRLQMALFANALMLMGSLHVWRSTVTTFTRSSAASSFCFMLWKIAVFMFLALAHSSFFTLLFLVAEEPYFFSLAAYTCLGAYIILIFFLFTLGTVEQAYKLLAGRGAKAGTGNKNRTALKPVLAVLLTVVLTVVGLLNASQPPTVNSVEIPVHKLPSTMNNLKVVLLSDIHLGPTVGKTKLAMIVRMVKALKPDITVIVGDLSDAEAKIIRPAVEPLGELESPLGTYFVTGNHEYYTSDVSNWFELLKSFNIQPLHNENVKIVSPKSTSDWFCLAGVDDIEADVLRYSGHGMDLKKALRGCSSEHAIVLLAHQPIAAKWALQERPDINLILSGHTHGGQIFPLNAGAYLLNPFFVGLYQVGQNTFVYVSPGTMYYGIPMRLGSRAEITEIVLRSP; from the coding sequence ATGATCTCCTTCAAGCAACTGCCCATTGAAGCCAaggctgcagtggctgcaggagTGGTTTTCTTCTCCATGATGCTATCACGGAGCTACCTGGCGGAAAAACTCGATTTCAGGACGCGGCGCTGGCTTCTAAGGCTGCAAATGGCACTGTTTGCTAATGCACTCATGTTGATGGGATCTCTTCATGTTTGGAGAAGCACAGTCACCACGTTCACCAGGTCTTCAGCTGCCAGCTCCTTCTGTTTCATGCTGTGGAAAATAGCTGTGTTCATGTTTCTAGCTTTGGCTCATTCAAGCTTCTTTACATTGCTATTTCTTGTTGCAGAAGAGCcctatttcttttctttagctGCCTACACTTGCTTGGGGGCCTATATTATTCTGATCTTTTTCCTCTTCACTCTAGGCACAGTAGAGCAGGCTTACAAGCTCTTGGCTGGGAGAGGCGCTAAGGCAGGCACTGGCAACAAGAACAGAACAGCACTGAAACCAGTTCTGGCAGTCTTGCTGACTGTTGTGCTGACTGTTGTTGGGCTTTTAAATGCTTCCCAGCCCCCTACTGTGAATTCAGTGGAGATTCCAGTTCACAAGCTGCCCTCAACAATGAATAACCTGAAAGTGGTGTTGCTTTCAGATATCCATCTGGGGCCTACAGTTGGGAAGACCAAGCTTGCCATGATAGTGAGAATGGTTAAGGCTTTAAAACCAGATATCACCGTGATTGTTGGGGATCTATCTGATGCTGAGGCAAAGATCATACGACCTGCTGTTGAGCCTCTTGGAGAACTTGAGTCCCCTTTGGGCACTTACTTTGTCACAGGAAACCATGAGTACTACACCTCAGATGTTAGCAACTGGTTTGAGCTGTTAAAATCATTTAACATTCAGCCATTGCATAATGAGAACGTGAAGATTGTGTCACCAAAGAGCACTTCTGACTGGTTCTGCCTGGCTGGCGTGGATGATATTGAAGCAGATGTGTTGCGCTATTCAGGACATGGCATGGATTTGAAAAAGGCTCTCAGAGGTTGTAGCAGTGAGCATGCAATAGTGCTCTTAGCTCATCAGCCGATTGCTGCAAAGTGGGCCCTTCAGGAGAGACCAGACATAAATTTAATTCTCTCTGGCCATACTCATGGAGGGCAGATTTTCCCTCTAAATGCTGGAGCTTATCTTCTGAATCCATTCTTTGTTGGCTTGTACCAAGTTGGGCAGAATACCTTCGTCTATGTCAGCCCGGGGACGATGTACTATGGAATACCCATGAGGttgggcagcagagctgaaatAACAGAGATTGTTCTACGTTCTCCTTGA